One genomic window of Caldivirga maquilingensis IC-167 includes the following:
- a CDS encoding helix-turn-helix domain-containing protein: MDYLLDFGKMSFKYIEFDYVHETDWTAKATFDGYEYNVVESYVDGLKNHVYEFAVLKVKDKLSLRKLFNILSNDPSVDELVKFKPMNKGYPKRIGIVIKSRLSNSTRYKARLFDGIEVKDYITNGVENWGFLFPVNVNLDLLFNGLKINGKIINVRSRNVNINDVLSLVISNKITSVLTKAELDTLYKVYKLGFFNEPREASLRTLAKELDLSTSTISHQLRSSIRKILNAIFSNNEYI; this comes from the coding sequence GTGGACTACTTACTCGATTTCGGAAAAATGAGCTTTAAGTACATTGAGTTTGATTATGTCCACGAAACTGATTGGACAGCTAAAGCCACATTTGATGGTTACGAGTATAATGTAGTGGAGTCCTATGTTGATGGATTAAAGAACCATGTCTACGAGTTTGCAGTACTTAAGGTTAAGGATAAGCTAAGTCTAAGGAAATTATTCAACATACTTAGCAATGACCCAAGCGTTGATGAATTAGTTAAATTTAAACCAATGAATAAGGGTTACCCAAAGAGAATTGGGATCGTTATTAAATCTAGGTTAAGTAACTCAACTAGGTATAAGGCTAGGTTATTTGATGGCATTGAGGTTAAGGATTATATAACAAATGGTGTTGAGAATTGGGGATTCCTATTCCCAGTTAATGTTAACTTAGATCTACTTTTCAATGGTCTTAAGATTAATGGAAAAATAATTAATGTACGCTCAAGGAACGTTAACATAAATGACGTATTAAGTTTAGTCATCTCCAATAAGATAACCTCAGTATTAACTAAGGCTGAATTAGACACGTTATATAAGGTTTACAAGTTAGGCTTCTTCAATGAACCAAGGGAAGCCAGCCTAAGAACATTAGCTAAGGAACTTGACCTATCAACAAGCACCATTAGTCACCAACTAAGGAGCAGCATAAGAAAAATACTTAACGCAATATTCAGTAATAATGAATATATTTAA